The Nitrosomonas sp. PY1 genomic sequence GAGGTCATCACGGTGCAATACTACTTCTATAGCGGCGGTACCCAATATACCCTCAATGCAGTTGAATTTGCCGACGGTACCAGTTGGAATGTTGCGACGTTAACCGCGATGGTATTGCAGGGCACTTCCGGTGCTGACACGCTCACGGGATTTGCCACCGATGACACAATCAGCGGACTGGGCGGCAACGATATGATATTTGGAGCTGCAGGTAACGATACCCTATCGGGTGATGCCGGTAATGACAATTTATATGGCGAGGAAGGCAATGACATCCTGAATGGCGGGGATGGTCAGGACAATGTGTATGGCGGTAATGGCAACGACACTCTCAATGGTGGATTGGGTGCTAACGATTTACTGTCAGGCGATGCGGGCGACGATACCTATCTGTTTGCAGCCGGAGATGGCAACACCACGATCAACAATTACGATGCCGCTGCGAGCCGAAGCGACGTGCTACGCTTCGGTGCAGGTATCAGCCCAGCCAATGTTTTAGCGACGCGCTCCGGCAGCGACCTAAAGCTAACGCTGCAAAGCACTGGAGAGGTCATCACGGTGCAATACTACTTCTATAGCGGCGGTACCCAATATACCCTCAATGCAGTTGAATTTGCCGACGGTACCAGTTGGAATGTTGCGACGTTAACCGCGATGGTATTGCAGGGCACTTCCGGTGCTGACACGCTCACGGGATTTGCTACGAATGATATCATTAATGGTCTAGGTGGTAATGATACGTTATATGGCGGTGATGGCGACGATTCTCTCAATGGTGGTACCGGCACGGATTGGTTATATGGCGAGCTAGGAAACGACATCTATATTGTAGATAATGTCGGTGATACCATTACTGAATCTGTCAATGCAGGCACTGATATAATTAGCAGTAGCGTTACTTACACGATTCCAGCAAATGTAGAAAACCTTACGTTAACTGGGACGTTAGCTATTAATGGAACAGGCAATAGTTTAAATAACACCATTATTGGAAACTCTGCCGTTAATCAATTAAGCGGTGGTGTAGGAGACGACACATTAGATGGCAAACTGGGTAACGACATACTTAGTGGTGGTGCCGGCAAAGACAATTTTAATCTAACAACTTCAGGAAATATCGATACAATCACAGATTTTGTTGTAGTTGATGATACGATTAGATTAGAAAATGCGGTGTTCACCAAGCTAACAACCACTGGAACTCTGGCAGCCAGTCGATTCAAGATTGGTACTCAAGCAATGGATGCAGATGATTACATTATCTATAACAGTACCACGGGTGCTTTGTACTATGATTCCAATGGTAATGGTGCAGGTGCTACAGTACAAATTGCAATGATCGGCATTGGATTAAGCATGACAAATGCGGATTTTGTAGTCATTTGACTTTCAGTATAGCGTTGTGGTCTTTTTCTTCTAAGGTAATTGTTGGGTTATTTGTAGCAGTCAGTAGTTAGATACTAATTGAATGAGTTATACGAGATATTAAAAAGAATAGTGACTGTGGGACTACTTTAAAATGTCTGGAAAAGAGTTTTACGATAGCTTATGTGTTAGTTTTGAAATTATTGATTGTAGGAGCGCAGGATATGAAACTGCCAAAATTCACAGATACTTAGTATTCTGCGCGCTATTTCCTTCTGTTCTGGTCAATTTAAATCGGAGCACTTCACAACCCTAATTTGGTAGAAAGTGAAGTTTTTTCCATTTTTTAAGGGAGTTTCCTATCTTAGCTGGTTATTGCACTGCCAGACGAGGTCGTGCAGGAGTATTTAAAGGATAAAGATATACTGAGTTACTAGGAATGCCGTAAGAATTCCTTCGTAAATAATATGTTACCAAAAATTTATTGATCGCCACTTTCCACGTGAAATACGTGAAGTATACGGTGTACAATAGGAGCAAGAATTACGCCAGTAACAAAAACAACAACCAAACCGCAATATAGCGCATATAGGCCGGCAAAAAGCTTGCCTCCATAAGTGATTGGTGTGCTTACTGGTCCCATCCCTCCCAAGAGCATTGATGTATTTAAGAACGCATCAATCCAATTGAGATTTTCCAATACATGATAACCAACCATACCAATGAGTAATGAAAATGCTATGAGTATGAATGAAATAAAACAGCTCTGCGCTAGCCGAATAATAAATTGATACAAAGAAATTACCGGCTGGTTTCGATGCTCAAATTTGGAAAGAAATCTTTTCATTAATGACCTAACACGCAATATATAAAGACCGTGAATATATTGTTTTCTTTTGAATACTGTTCTGGCGAACAACAGTATTTACCTCAAATATTGTGCTTGATAATCATCATAGATACAGAATCTACTTTATTGCAGCACAAACATATTAATTTTTTCTTTAAATAGGGTGCGTTGCATTTTATCTCAGTCATCCACCACATCCTGCCCTGGAAATAATACATCGGCAAAACCAAATGAGCGAAAGTCCTGAATCCGCATTGGGTAGAGAATCCCTTGCAAATGGTCGCATTCATGCTGTACAACCCGCGCATGGAATCCACTGACACTACGGTCAATAGCCCTACCAAATTGATCTGTTCCTTGATAACGCAATTGTGTAAAGCGCGGCACAATACCACGCATTCCAGGTACGCTGAGACAGCCTTCCCAGCCACCCTCTTTTTCTTCCGATAACGGGGTCAAATGCGGATTCAGCAAAACCGTAAAAGGAACTTCGTCTGCATCGGGATAACGTTGATTCTTTTCAAAACCAAAAATCACTACCTGTAAATTCACACCAATCTGCGGTGCGGCAAGGCCTGCACCGTTCAATGCTGTCATCGTGTCTTGCATGTCTTGTAGCAAAACTTGTAATTCGGCCGTACCGAAATGCGTCACTTTTTCAGCTACCTGTAGTAACCGAGGATCTCCCATTCTCAGCACCGGTTTAATCGCCATAACAACTCACGACATATTCCAAAATTTTTCTAACCTTAGTCATTGCTTGCTCCAATATCTCATAACCTTCATGGCAATCTACCACATTGATATGACTATTACGTCCAGCCGCATAGCTAACCACTACGGCAATGGTTGCATAGTTTAATTCCATTTCACGCGCCAAAATCGCTTCGGGCATTCCGGTCATACCCACCATATCTGCGCCATCTCGCTCGAGCCGGTTAATTTCTGCCGCTGTTTCCAATCTTGGACCTTGTGTGGCAGCATACACGCCTCCATCCAGCATTTCCAGATTCGCATCATGCGCACCTTGCAACAATAAAGCGCGAGTCGGTTCACTGTATGGAATAGTAAAATCCGCTTGCTTAAAGCGCTGCTCGGTATCTTCAAAAAAAGTAAATTTGCGGTTATGGGTATAATCGATGATCTGATTGGGTATTACCAGTCGTCCTGGAGCCAAATCGGAACGAATTCCTCGCACTGATGTAATTGCTATCACGTGCGAAGGTTGTAGCGAATGAAGTGCGCAAATATTGGCGCGATAATTGATGGCATGGGGTGGAATGGTAAAATTATGTCCGTGCCGTCCTAGAAAGGCAACCTCATGATTCCTGATTTTACCGAAGGTAAACGGGCCTGAAGGCTCACCATAGGGAGTTCGGATAATCTGCCGGTGGAATATTTCCAACCCCGGTAACTGCGCCATTCCATTACCACCAATAATTGCAAGCATGCTCTTCCTTAATTACCGATTATTGTTTTCATCGCATAGATCGCTGGCAAATTCCGCCAAGCACCGTGTATATCCATGCCAAACCCAAATACATAACGATCAGGCACAGTGAGCCCCACAAAATCCGCTTGAATGGGTTTGCGGAGCCCTGTTTGTTTTTCTATCAAGACTGCACTATAAAATGCCTGCGCACCTTGCTGCAAAGCCTTCTCGCGAATAGTTTCCAGAGTTAATCCAGCATCCAGGATGTCATCTAGCACCAGAATAGTTCTATCACGTAATGCTTCACTCGGCGCCACCTGCCAACGGACTTTACCCGCTTGTAGTCGTTGGTCGTAACGCTTAACTTGAAGATAATCAAAATCCAAGGGAAATAATAGTCTCGGTAACAGCTGTCCGGCAAATACCACGGCACCGTTCATGACGCATAACACCAGCGGATGTTGCTGTGACAAAGCTTGGATTATTTCATCAGCCATACGCTGCAATGCTTGCATCACATCACTCGCAGAATGAATCAATTCTGCATTTGCCAATATTTGTTCGGCTTGTCGATGCGACAACAATGGTGACTCGTTCATTAAAAGCTATTGATTGCGATAGTATAGTTATTATGATGATGCTTTTGTATTGTATAACAAACAAGCTCTTATCCAATAGACGGTATGTTGTATGCCTGATTGAATCGGCAAAAGACAAACACACTTGCCATTCGCATTAGCCGGGGGTGCTACGATAATTTTTGGATAACTATCTAACGATTGTCATACTACACACCTAGATTGGGTCAATCTGTGGTGACATCCTTAATCTCCTTAATAAGGTAGCAATTAATGTACTGCCATCCTAAAGAATAAATCTTTATCGTCGAAAAAGAGTAAGGTAAAACTAATAAAGTTGATGAGGATGAATAAAATGAAAACCATAGCATTTTATATCGTAACAATTTCTATTGTAATTAGTCGCCCCTGAAAAAAGCCTCGACGATTGCTATTTTTTGGGGTGGATCAGATTTCCTTGCTGCATGTAGAAAACAACTTTCGCTGGTTGAAGTTTTCATTAACAAATTGGGGTAATTTGCGTTTTTCGCCATGAGAAGAACAGCCAAAGAATGGCCAGCAGCCATTGTCTCAGATTCCATGCGCAAGCAGCCATCAATAGATTGATACGATCTCCGATAGCACCTTTTAAATAATTTCTGATCAACCTAAAATCCGATTTCAAATGACCAATGATGGGTTCAATCGCTGCACGTCTTCTGCATTGCTTTCGTTTCTTGTCCCTTTGATAACGAGTATCTTGTTTGAGTGCTTTCCCCGGCAAAATAATACTCGTGCCATTAACTTCTCGCTTGCCGCGATAGCCGCGATCACATACTGCTTGTTTGACGGCTTTGCCGCGAGATGCCTCAACATGACGCAGTATTTCCGGCAGCGTATGATTGTCATGCCGGTTTTGTTCGTGACTGACTACACCGACGATCAGATTGCCTTGCGCGGTGCTTGCTATCGATGCCTTGCTGCCATATTCGTATTGTTTGTGGTCTTTTCCTTTGGCCACGCAGTACACCTGCGGCTCGTGCAATGAATAGATCTTGTTTGTGTCTTTAGATTGCTGCCTTAAAATGCGCTCATACATCAGAAAATCTTGTTGGTAGCACTCAAATAAACAGTATTGCGGCAATTCTCGGCGCAGTTCCCGTATTAAGATGCCCGCAATCGTTCTAAGCCGCTTTAGCGCTCGCTTGGCCTTTGCTCTTTTGGTGACGTGACGGAAATGCCGAATAGCCAGACGCAATGATTTTACTTCTTTGACGAAAGTACGCCGCTGTTGAACACCATGCGCTTGGGCTATCTTGTTTAGTCGGTTGATGATTCTAATTGCCAGCTTGCTATCTGTCGGATAGGCGATGTTCTTTTCTTGCACTGTCGTGTCAATGTGAACCGTGTCTTCCAGCGCAGCTTCTCCATGCAAACCAACGCTCATCTGGAAAATACGCTCAACACCTTCAGCGCCAATGCGCTTACGAAAATGCACCAACTCCGTGCTGTGGCAGGGCAATCTTCGCTGAAACTCTTTCATCCCGCAAAAAGCCTGGTAATACGGATTGCGTTTCCACTGCAATACTACTGCTTCATCGCTCAAGTTCTCTAACTGCTTGAGTATCAACAATCCAACCAGCAGCCGAATCGGTTTACTGGGTGCGCCTAATCCTTCGCTGTAGTGTATTGAAAATGCTTCGTCAAACTCAAACCAAGGTATTTCCAATGCAAGCTGTAGCAATGGATCAGAACGATCAAGCTGCAATAACAGGTCAGTCTCAAACAAAACTGGGTTGGTGCAAAGTTCTACTGAGTGTGAGCATCTGTAATCACCATTTCGACCAGAATTTAGCTGCAATTTTAGCATTTCTGGCCGATCGGATCACACACATCTCTGTATTTCTTCTCATTATCAAATAGTTGTACTTTCTTCAGGGACGACTATTTAGTGGTTGTAATACTCCACCCTCAAGAATTGCTCCAATGCATCAGAGTAGTAATCAGTATACAAATTATGATTGCAAAAAATTATCAAAAACATTGAGTAATTTAGATACAACCATTTCAGCACAAAAAAACCAACTGCAATCGGATGCAAACATGGATGCTGGAATCGTCGCTGGTAGTTTGATATTATTACCCGTTGGATTATTTGCTTTAGCGGCAACTGGAAATGGTGATCTAAAAAATGAATACGCCAAAAACTTAGGCAAACAATTGGCTTTAAGGGAAGTCATCGAAGAAAAGGAATGCGATATTTAACATTCACAGTTAACAAGGTACCGAAATTTTCATGCGACTTGATTGTGCTTGATAAAAAACACTAGCTTCACTCAGACGTGTAGTCAAAATTGTTCATTTGACGGTTTATTCCTATACTCCCCTACTAATATCGATCGAGATTACGAGGTGATAACCAAGTAATTAAGACCCGAGCATAGAATTACAAGATCACAGGAATTGACTGTTTTTTCTCGCTTGTTCGTACACTTCGAAATCTTGACGGACGTATTCGCGTAACATCGCCATCAACGGTACTGGTATCTCTGCAGACATATCCTTTTCCACCACACGATGTTCAACTTTCAATTTATTCATCAATTTCCGCGCGATCGATGAAACTAATTCAATATAATCATTTTGATGTATCGATTTAGGCGAAACATTCTCGCTACCTAGAATTAGCTTTTTACCAACTTTGGCGCTCATGTATGTAACGAACCTACTCATTTGATCATAGCAAAAGATTTTCTCTACGCCGATACCCCCCGTTGCATTTCGCAGCATGTCAAATTGACAACCAACTTCTGCAAAAGCAGGCTTGTTTTTGGCAACATAAGCTTCAACGAATTCTACAAAACTAACGCCATGCGTAGAGTTATGATGCGCAGGATGATTCGGATTTCTTAGTTCCGAACGAGCCCTAAATCGGTACCAGCTATATAACCAAGAAACCGGCTCACGAATCAAACAAATAGTCTCCAAGTGATTGACACCGGTTTTTCCAGCAATAAAGGGCTGAATAGATTGTTCGTATTCTAGAAAAGTAGTATGGCGCAGCGCAGGTGTTCCAACAATGACAATGTCACTATGCGGTAACAACATCGTCTCGCTGGATGTTGATGCACACTTTGGCATGCACAGAAAAACAAAATTATTTTTCAAACTAATCAGCATATGCTTTCCTATAACGAAAAATCAAACAATGGGCCAATCGCGGGATATTACAAGCAACAATGAATGCGTATTCTAAATGTTTCGTATACGATATTTAGCATGAAAAAACACATAAATGATCCTTACTTCACGCTACTGCTAATGGTTCTGCAACAGTGCCATGAATTCATCTTCATTAAGTAACGCGATTGCCAAATCGACTGCCTTATCATACTTACTACCGGGATCGATTCCCACCACCACATAATCGGTTTTCTTTGAAACTTGGCTACTCACCTTGCCGCCCAGCATTGCTATTTTCTCTTTGGCCTGTTCACGGCCCATGCCCGATAATGTACCAGTTAATACAAAAACCTTACCGCTTAATGGGCTAGTAATGGCATCCAATTGCGATGATTGGCCTTCGTGTTCTTCCCAATGAATACCACTCGCACGCAATTGTTCGATCACCTCTTGATTGTGCTGTTCAGCAAAAAAATTAACAATACTTTGCGCCACAATAGGCCCAACATCTGGTATTTGTTGTAATTGAACGTCATTGATTGCCATCAATCGATCCAAACTACCTAAATACTTAGCTAAATCTTTTGCAGTAGTTTCCCCAACGTTACGAATACCTAACGCATAAATGAAACGTGATAATGTTGTGCGCTTACTTTTCTCTATGGCTTGCAAAATATTATTTGCCGATTTTTGTGCCATGCGTTGTAAATTAGCCAGTGCTGACAAGCCCAATTTGTATAAATCCGCGGGCGTACGCACGATGGCATGGTCGACCATTTGTTCGACTAATTTTTCCCCTAATCCTTCGATATCCATAGCACGCCGCGAAGCAAAATGAAGAATCGCCTGTTTACGTTGTGCGGGACAAAACAAGCCACCCGTGCAACGGAACACGGCTTCATCAGCATAACGCACGACATGAGAATGGCACACCGGGCAATGTGACGGCATATGAAATACTTGTGCCTGTTGCAAACGCTTTTCAATGATAACCGAAGCTACTTCCGGTATAACATCGCCCGCACGCCTTACTACAACGGTATCCCCAATACGTACATCTTTTCGCGTAATTTCATCGATATTATGCAAAGTTGCATTGGTTACGGTTACACCACCGACAAACACTGGCTGCAAGCGTGCTACAGGAGTCAGAGCGCCTGTTCTACCAACCTGCACGGCTATATCGATAACTTGTGTCAGTGCTTCTTGAGCAGGAAATTTGTGTGCGATTGCAAAGCGTGGTGCACGCGAGACATAGCCTAGTTTTTCTTGGTCAAGCACAGCATTAACCTTATACACCACGCCATCAATATCGTACGGCAAGTTTTTGCGTTGACTACCAATAGATTGATAATAAGAAAGCAATCCTTCCATACCAGAAACAGTTTTTACTTCCTTGGCTACGGGAAAATGTAATGAAGCTAAGTAATCCATCACATGACTTTGCTTGTCTCTCGGCAGGCTCGGGTCATCGAACTCCCCTACTCCATAAGCAAAAAAAGCCAACCTCCGAGTTGCCGTAATTGTTGAATCCAGTTGCCGCAACGATCCAGCCGCTGCATTACGAGGATTCGCAAAGGTTTTTTCGTCCATGCGAACTTGGCGCTCATTGAGCGCCAAAAAATCCGCCTTTAGCATCAATACCTCACCTCTAACTTCCAACAGTGGTGGAGAATGATCGTGTGGCAAAATCAATGGAATCGCGTGAATAGTTCTTAAATTTAACGTGATATCTTCCCCAATATACCCATCGCCGCGGGTAGCGCCTGCTTTAAAAATACCTTTCTCGTAGCGTAAGCTGACAGCAATACCGTCGAATTTCGGTTCCGCCATATACTCCACCGAATTACTCAGCAATACTTCCCGCACACGTCGATCAAAGGCTTGGATATCTTCATCCACAAAAGCATTATTTAAGGAAAGCATGGCGACGCCATGTGCGATTTGAGAAAACTGTTTTAATGGTGACGCGCCAATGCGTTGTGTCGGTGAATCTATTGTAATTAATTGTGGATATTCCTGTTCAAGTTGCTGTAATCGGATGAATAATTTGTCATATTCCATATCCGGAATAACTGGGTCATCAAGCGCATAGTATTGATGGTTATGCCGCTCGATTTCAATACGCAAGCTTTGTATTTGCTGTTTTATTTGTTCAATCTCTGCGCACATTGCTATTTTAATCTATATCCATCCAATATCAGGTTAATGAAACCAGATTCATTTTGTAAAAACCTTAAATTACATGCAGACGATCAATGCCAATATTGGGTATGATATAACATCATATATAGAGAAGCTTCGTTTTGTATGGCTGACAACAAACTCAAAATTCGCATTCAACTACAACAGTCTTCAACAAAAGTAGACGAACCTTATGAAGAAACACCCTCATCCGAGAGTGATTTTAAAGAACAACCATTTGATTGGAAAAAGATTTCTATTGCCGCTGCATTGGTAGTTATTTTATTGGGATTTATGATGTACCTGCTTCTGAGCGATAATGAGAGCACATTTAACCCAGAACAAGATATCGTTCCATTGGTTGATCGAGTAACTACCTCACAAGAAAATCAATTTACAGCAAATCCGTCTGATCACCCAGCCAATACCTTAACGGCTATTCCTGAATCCAGCTCTTCTATCAAAAATAACAGTAATGATGATGACACATCAAAAGCGCCATCAAAAATCGACCCTATTACTATCCCGATTCGAACTAAACCAGAATTAACTGAAACCCCAAAGAAGGGAACAATCCTTCCTGCGCGAAAGCCCCATCCACCGAATAAAACATCCACCATAGTTGCAGAAGACCCATCGAATGCAAAAACATCTAGCAGCGCTCAAGTTCTTAGAGCGCAACTCACGCACGCGATTAAACACAGAGAACCCGTGGACAACATTGAATCCATCTCGCTTAATAACGGAGAATCAAAATCTGTTTATTTCTATTTGCACTTAATCAATCTGCAAGGCAAAGCCATTCATATTGTTTGGTACCACAATAATGAAGTCGACTCAAAGCTAACCATGCAAATTCACAGTAAAAATTGGCGAACTTATGCGAGTAAACATATGAATCAACGCCGTCTGGGTGCATGGCGCGTTGAATTAATGGATGATTCTGGAAGTACCCTAACAGTAAAAAATTTTACTGTGCTTCAATCTTGAAATTACTTTGACAGATTCAAGGACAATCGTATGAAATTTTGCAGCAATTGCAGTGCTAGTGTCGAATTACGTATTCCTGAAGGCGATTCGCTTCCACGATATGTGTGTACCGTTTGTCATATAATCCACTATCAAAATCCTAAAGTCGTCGTGGGCTGCATTCCTGAATGGGAAGACAAGGTGCTTTTGTGTCGCCGCGCGATAGAACCTCGTCTTGGTTGGTGGACTCTGCCCGCTGGTTTCATGGAAAATAACGAAACATTGGAACAAGCGGCAGCACGTGAAACACTCGAGGAAGCCAACGCTCGAGTAGAGATCGGTGATTTATATGCTGTTTATAGCTTGCCTTACATTAGTCAGGTTTATTTTCTATTTCGTGGCAAATTACTGGACTTGAATTTTAAACCGGGTATTGAAAGCTTGGAGGTAGCACTACTTTCGGAACACGAAATTCCGTGGCAAGATATGGCATTTCGCGTAATACATGATCCACTTAAACGATATTTTGAAGAACGTAGCCGTAACGCATTGAGGTTTTACATGGATACTATAGATAAACCCCGCACTATCAGGGAATAACTATGTTTTCTATACTCGTATATTTAAGCAGCAAGCGAAATTTTTAAATTTTAGATTCTCTGTTAGCCAAGTTATAATATGCCATTTACACGACCATCTATGACGCGCCTACTCCTATCATTACTGTTGTATTTCTTGGTTTCTTCGGTATCGGCTCAATCGCAAAACATATCGATTGCAGCAAAAGCGTACATGCTTTCGGATTTTCAAAGTGGTCAGGTTTTAGCGGAAGAAAATGCAAACGAACGTATTGAACCGGCGTCACTTACCAAATTGATGACAGCTTATGTTGTCTTTTCAGCGCTGAAACAGAATCGTTTAAGCTTAGAGCAAATCGTACCCGTTTCAGACACTGCGTGGCGCATGATTGGTTCACGCATGTTTATCGAACCCAAAAAACAAGTCACAGTCGGCGAGCTAATTCAAGGCATGATCGTACAATCCGGCAACGATGCTTGTATTGCCTTAGCAGAGGTTGTTGCTGGTTCGGAAGCTAGTTTCTCTGAAATTATGAACAAAGAAGCAAAGCGGCTAGGTATGAAAAATACGCATTTTACCAATTCTACTGGATTGCCTGACCCGAACCACTATACCACTGCGCACGACTTGACATTACTGGCAACTGCAATCATTCGAGAATTCCCAGAATTCTATCCACTCTACTCACAAAAAGAATACACCTATAACGGTATCACGCAACCCAACCGGAACCGCCTGCTTTGGCTTGATCCACATGTCGATGGCATGAAAACAGGATGGACCAAAAATGCTGGATACTGTTTGATTACCTCTGCCACGCGCGACAAAAGACGATTGGTATCGGTCGTCATCGGAGCAAAATCAGATCACGCACGCAGTGCTGAAAGTCAGAGACTGCTTAACTTTGGTTTCCAATCTTACGAAACGCTCTACTTGTATAAGAAAAACGATACCTTAACCAAAATACCTTTATGGAAAGGGGCCAAGAACGAATTGAAAGCTGGCGTTAATCGTGATGTCTATTTTACTATTCTTAAAGGTCAATCCGATAAACTCAAGGCTTCTCTGGAATTTAAGCAACCACTCATCGCACCTATCCAACTTGGACAAGAAATCGGCGCGGTAAAATTCACCTTAGACGATAAGACTGTAGAAACTTACCCATTAGTTGCTTTAGAGCAGATAGAAACTGCCAGTATTTTTGGTCGCGCATGGGATAGTGTTAAACTGCTTTTTAATTAATCCGATTCGCAAATTACCCTTAGGTTGCTGATATGATCTACTTAAATGGCAAATTCATGCCAATTCATGAAGCTTTCGTTCCTGTTCTGGATCGTGGGTTTATTTTTGGCGATGGCGTATACGAAGTGATTCCAGTGTATTCGCGAAAGCTATTCCGTCTCAATGAGCATCTCAATCGTCTGCAGCATAGTTTAGATGGCATTCGACTTAAGAATCCCCACTCTAGTGAGGAATGGCAGCACCTACTGGAGCAACTAATTGATTACAATGATAGTGACGATCAATATATCTATCTTCACATCACTCGAGGTGTTGCTAAGCGTGATCACGCGTTTCCTGTTAATGTAGCACCGACTATTTTCATCATGAGCAATCCGTTATTACCACCCGCGACAGCACTACTGAGTAGCGGTGTTTCTGCCATAACTGCTATCGACAATCGCTGGGTTCGCTGCGATGTAAAAGCAATTTCATTATTGCCCAATGTATTGCTTCGACAATTGGCAGTCGATGTACATGCTATTGAAACGATATTAATTCGCGATGGTTTCTTGACCGAAGGCGCTGCAAGCAATATTTTTGTCGTAAAAGATAATACGCTACTAGCGCCGCCCAAAAGTAATCTGATGCTACCTGGTATTACTTACGACGTGATACTAGAATTGGCGGTCACGCACCATATTCCACACGAAGTTCGACAAATTTCGGAAACTGAGACTCGAAATGCTGACGAAATTCTACTCACCTCTTCTACTAAAGAAGTACTTCCCATCACAACTTTAGATGAAAAACCAGTAGGTGATGGCAAGCCAAGTATAATGTTCAATCGGTTGTATACACTATATCAAGACTTCAAAAACACCCGTATGCGCGAT encodes the following:
- a CDS encoding DUF2914 domain-containing protein, with translation MADNKLKIRIQLQQSSTKVDEPYEETPSSESDFKEQPFDWKKISIAAALVVILLGFMMYLLLSDNESTFNPEQDIVPLVDRVTTSQENQFTANPSDHPANTLTAIPESSSSIKNNSNDDDTSKAPSKIDPITIPIRTKPELTETPKKGTILPARKPHPPNKTSTIVAEDPSNAKTSSSAQVLRAQLTHAIKHREPVDNIESISLNNGESKSVYFYLHLINLQGKAIHIVWYHNNEVDSKLTMQIHSKNWRTYASKHMNQRRLGAWRVELMDDSGSTLTVKNFTVLQS
- a CDS encoding S-methyl-5'-thioinosine phosphorylase, encoding MLAIIGGNGMAQLPGLEIFHRQIIRTPYGEPSGPFTFGKIRNHEVAFLGRHGHNFTIPPHAINYRANICALHSLQPSHVIAITSVRGIRSDLAPGRLVIPNQIIDYTHNRKFTFFEDTEQRFKQADFTIPYSEPTRALLLQGAHDANLEMLDGGVYAATQGPRLETAAEINRLERDGADMVGMTGMPEAILAREMELNYATIAVVVSYAAGRNSHINVVDCHEGYEILEQAMTKVRKILEYVVSCYGD
- the ligA gene encoding NAD-dependent DNA ligase LigA; translated protein: MCAEIEQIKQQIQSLRIEIERHNHQYYALDDPVIPDMEYDKLFIRLQQLEQEYPQLITIDSPTQRIGASPLKQFSQIAHGVAMLSLNNAFVDEDIQAFDRRVREVLLSNSVEYMAEPKFDGIAVSLRYEKGIFKAGATRGDGYIGEDITLNLRTIHAIPLILPHDHSPPLLEVRGEVLMLKADFLALNERQVRMDEKTFANPRNAAAGSLRQLDSTITATRRLAFFAYGVGEFDDPSLPRDKQSHVMDYLASLHFPVAKEVKTVSGMEGLLSYYQSIGSQRKNLPYDIDGVVYKVNAVLDQEKLGYVSRAPRFAIAHKFPAQEALTQVIDIAVQVGRTGALTPVARLQPVFVGGVTVTNATLHNIDEITRKDVRIGDTVVVRRAGDVIPEVASVIIEKRLQQAQVFHMPSHCPVCHSHVVRYADEAVFRCTGGLFCPAQRKQAILHFASRRAMDIEGLGEKLVEQMVDHAIVRTPADLYKLGLSALANLQRMAQKSANNILQAIEKSKRTTLSRFIYALGIRNVGETTAKDLAKYLGSLDRLMAINDVQLQQIPDVGPIVAQSIVNFFAEQHNQEVIEQLRASGIHWEEHEGQSSQLDAITSPLSGKVFVLTGTLSGMGREQAKEKIAMLGGKVSSQVSKKTDYVVVGIDPGSKYDKAVDLAIALLNEDEFMALLQNH
- a CDS encoding NUDIX hydrolase, translated to MKFCSNCSASVELRIPEGDSLPRYVCTVCHIIHYQNPKVVVGCIPEWEDKVLLCRRAIEPRLGWWTLPAGFMENNETLEQAAARETLEEANARVEIGDLYAVYSLPYISQVYFLFRGKLLDLNFKPGIESLEVALLSEHEIPWQDMAFRVIHDPLKRYFEERSRNALRFYMDTIDKPRTIRE
- a CDS encoding hypoxanthine-guanine phosphoribosyltransferase, with the protein product MNESPLLSHRQAEQILANAELIHSASDVMQALQRMADEIIQALSQQHPLVLCVMNGAVVFAGQLLPRLLFPLDFDYLQVKRYDQRLQAGKVRWQVAPSEALRDRTILVLDDILDAGLTLETIREKALQQGAQAFYSAVLIEKQTGLRKPIQADFVGLTVPDRYVFGFGMDIHGAWRNLPAIYAMKTIIGN
- a CDS encoding IS5 family transposase, whose protein sequence is MFETDLLLQLDRSDPLLQLALEIPWFEFDEAFSIHYSEGLGAPSKPIRLLVGLLILKQLENLSDEAVVLQWKRNPYYQAFCGMKEFQRRLPCHSTELVHFRKRIGAEGVERIFQMSVGLHGEAALEDTVHIDTTVQEKNIAYPTDSKLAIRIINRLNKIAQAHGVQQRRTFVKEVKSLRLAIRHFRHVTKRAKAKRALKRLRTIAGILIRELRRELPQYCLFECYQQDFLMYERILRQQSKDTNKIYSLHEPQVYCVAKGKDHKQYEYGSKASIASTAQGNLIVGVVSHEQNRHDNHTLPEILRHVEASRGKAVKQAVCDRGYRGKREVNGTSIILPGKALKQDTRYQRDKKRKQCRRRAAIEPIIGHLKSDFRLIRNYLKGAIGDRINLLMAACAWNLRQWLLAILWLFFSWRKTQITPIC
- the def gene encoding peptide deformylase; the encoded protein is MAIKPVLRMGDPRLLQVAEKVTHFGTAELQVLLQDMQDTMTALNGAGLAAPQIGVNLQVVIFGFEKNQRYPDADEVPFTVLLNPHLTPLSEEKEGGWEGCLSVPGMRGIVPRFTQLRYQGTDQFGRAIDRSVSGFHARVVQHECDHLQGILYPMRIQDFRSFGFADVLFPGQDVVDD